In Reinekea thalattae, a genomic segment contains:
- the thrC gene encoding threonine synthase: MKYISTRGNAPELEFEDVLLTGLASDGGLYVPKELPHYSLDEIRSWRDLPYAELAFKVIKPFVGGAIEDSALQSMINDTYAGFAHNAVAPLAQIDNNEYVLELFQGPTLAFKDFALQLLGRLLDHVLTKRNERGVIIGATSGDTGSAAIEGCKHSDRLDIFIMYPHNRVSEVQRRQMTTIKGDNVYNLAVEGNFDDCQGMLKACFADQSFLKGERRLIAVNSINWARIMAQVVYYFYASLNLGGPDRDMAFSVPTGNFGDIFAGYLAHKMGLPVKQLIVATNKNDILHRAISQNKYEKHPLAQTLSPSMDIVVSSNFERLLFDVYGRDGAALSQLMQKMNTETVEFDAQGMAAVRQLFDSYSVDDDVTCETIKQLYGETGYLLDPHTAIGVKAARECRRDAKTPMITLGTAHPVKFTQAIEKAGLEAPKLPHHLQDLFEREERFTVMQNDLDELKSFVAKTIFA; this comes from the coding sequence GTGAAATACATAAGTACGCGTGGTAACGCACCAGAATTAGAATTTGAAGACGTTTTATTAACTGGCCTAGCCAGTGATGGCGGCCTTTATGTGCCGAAAGAACTGCCGCACTACAGCCTAGATGAAATTCGTAGCTGGCGTGATCTGCCTTATGCCGAGCTTGCCTTTAAGGTGATTAAGCCGTTTGTTGGCGGTGCCATTGAAGACAGTGCGTTACAGAGCATGATTAACGACACCTATGCCGGCTTCGCGCATAACGCCGTCGCACCCCTGGCTCAGATCGATAACAACGAATACGTTTTAGAATTATTCCAAGGGCCAACGCTGGCGTTTAAAGATTTCGCCTTACAGCTGTTAGGCCGTCTGTTAGATCATGTATTGACCAAACGAAATGAACGCGGGGTTATCATCGGCGCAACTTCTGGCGACACTGGCTCAGCAGCTATTGAAGGCTGTAAGCACAGTGATCGGTTGGATATTTTTATCATGTATCCGCATAACCGAGTATCGGAAGTGCAGCGCCGCCAGATGACCACCATTAAGGGCGATAATGTTTATAACCTAGCCGTTGAAGGTAACTTTGACGATTGCCAAGGCATGTTGAAAGCCTGCTTTGCCGATCAGAGTTTCTTAAAAGGCGAGCGTCGATTAATCGCGGTTAACTCCATTAACTGGGCGCGTATTATGGCGCAGGTGGTTTACTATTTTTACGCCTCATTAAATTTAGGTGGCCCTGATCGCGACATGGCGTTTTCAGTGCCCACCGGTAATTTTGGTGATATTTTTGCCGGTTACTTAGCGCATAAGATGGGCTTGCCGGTTAAGCAGCTTATTGTTGCGACCAACAAAAACGATATTCTGCACCGCGCCATTAGCCAGAATAAATATGAGAAGCACCCACTGGCACAAACATTATCGCCTTCTATGGATATTGTGGTTTCGTCTAATTTTGAGCGTCTATTGTTCGATGTTTACGGTCGTGATGGTGCTGCGTTGTCGCAGTTGATGCAGAAGATGAACACAGAAACGGTCGAGTTCGATGCCCAAGGTATGGCCGCAGTACGTCAGCTGTTCGATAGCTACTCGGTTGATGATGATGTTACCTGCGAAACCATTAAGCAGCTGTACGGTGAAACAGGCTATTTGCTTGATCCGCATACAGCCATTGGCGTAAAAGCCGCACGTGAATGTCGCCGAGATGCCAAAACGCCGATGATTACTTTAGGTACCGCGCATCCGGTTAAGTTTACTCAGGCGATCGAAAAAGCTGGCCTAGAAGCACCTAAATTACCGCACCATCTGCAAGATCTATTTGAGCGTGAAGAGCGTTTTACAGTCATGCAAAATGATCTTGATGAGCTCAAAAGCTTTGTCGCAAAAACTATTTTTGCGTGA
- the ffh gene encoding signal recognition particle protein, which yields MFNSLSERLSQTLKQITGQAKLTEDNIKDSLREVRMALLEADVALPVVKAFIDNVRERAVGQEVAQALNPGQQFLKIVQAELEQVMGETNEALNLKAQPPAVVLMAGLQGAGKTTTTAKLARFLKEREKKKVMVVSADVYRPAAIKQLETLATEVGALFHPSDVKQKPKAIVNSALSAAKKQAVDVLLVDTAGRLAVDDEMMAEIKTLHKAINPIETLFVVDAMTGQDAANTAKAFSDVLPLTGVVLSKADGDSRGGAALSVRHITGKPIKFIGMGEKTDALEPFHPDRIASRILDMGDVLSLIEEVERKVDKQKAERLAKKIKKGQSFDLEDFREQLEQMNNMGGLMGMMDKMPGMGQMQQAAGQLQGAENKFKKMGVIIDSMTLFERRYPDKILGSRKKRIAMGSGTSIQDVNSVLKQHKQMAKMMKKVGKKGGMQKMMRGMGGAGGGMPGMPGGGAGGLPPGIGGGKLPF from the coding sequence ATGTTTAATAGTTTATCTGAACGCTTAAGCCAGACTCTCAAGCAAATTACCGGTCAGGCAAAACTGACCGAAGACAACATCAAAGATTCGCTGCGCGAAGTCCGTATGGCGTTGTTAGAGGCCGATGTTGCCTTGCCAGTCGTTAAGGCCTTTATTGATAATGTTCGAGAGCGGGCAGTTGGTCAAGAGGTGGCGCAGGCGCTGAACCCTGGTCAGCAGTTCTTAAAAATAGTTCAGGCAGAACTAGAGCAGGTGATGGGTGAGACAAATGAAGCGCTCAACCTCAAAGCTCAGCCGCCTGCTGTTGTGCTCATGGCGGGCTTGCAGGGTGCTGGTAAAACCACCACCACAGCCAAGTTAGCGCGTTTTTTAAAGGAACGCGAAAAGAAAAAAGTCATGGTGGTCTCGGCTGACGTTTATCGTCCTGCGGCGATCAAACAGTTGGAAACATTGGCGACAGAAGTCGGTGCACTGTTCCATCCTAGTGACGTTAAGCAAAAGCCAAAGGCGATTGTGAACTCGGCATTATCGGCTGCTAAAAAACAAGCCGTTGATGTTCTCTTGGTCGATACCGCCGGTCGTCTGGCGGTTGACGATGAGATGATGGCTGAGATTAAAACCCTGCATAAGGCGATTAATCCGATTGAGACGCTGTTTGTCGTCGACGCCATGACAGGTCAGGACGCTGCTAATACAGCTAAGGCGTTCAGCGATGTTCTACCGTTAACCGGTGTGGTGCTATCTAAAGCCGATGGCGATTCACGCGGCGGTGCGGCGTTATCTGTGCGCCACATTACTGGTAAACCGATTAAGTTTATCGGTATGGGTGAAAAAACCGATGCCTTAGAGCCGTTCCACCCTGACCGTATAGCCTCACGTATCTTGGATATGGGTGATGTCCTTTCGTTGATCGAAGAGGTTGAGCGTAAGGTCGATAAGCAAAAAGCTGAGCGACTTGCTAAAAAAATCAAAAAAGGCCAGTCATTCGATTTAGAAGATTTCCGTGAGCAGCTCGAGCAGATGAACAATATGGGCGGGCTTATGGGCATGATGGATAAAATGCCTGGCATGGGGCAAATGCAGCAGGCAGCTGGGCAACTGCAAGGCGCTGAGAATAAGTTCAAAAAGATGGGTGTCATTATTGATTCGATGACATTATTTGAACGCCGTTACCCCGATAAAATTTTAGGCTCGCGCAAAAAACGTATCGCCATGGGTTCTGGTACCAGCATTCAGGATGTCAACAGCGTGCTAAAACAGCATAAGCAGATGGCAAAAATGATGAAGAAGGTTGGGAAAAAAGGCGGCATGCAAAAGATGATGCGCGGCATGGGTGGTGCAGGTGGCGGAATGCCGGGCATGCCTGGCGGCGGCGCAGGTGGCTTACCGCCGGGTATCGGTGGCGGCAAACTGCCATTTTAG
- the trmD gene encoding tRNA (guanosine(37)-N1)-methyltransferase TrmD: protein MKEGIDQPALSFGLVTLFPEMFTSFSDYGVTGRAVKDGLVSVDYWNPRDFTHDRHRTVDDRPFGGGPGMLMKVQPLRDAISAAKAASERQSKVIYLSPQGRKLDQQGVVELSTNERLIFVCGRYEGIDERLIETDIDEEWSLGDIVLSGGELAAMSFMDAISRLVPGVLGHEQSSVEDSFFNGLLDCPHYTRPDVLEGLSVPEVLLSGHHENIRVWREQQSLGRTWQRRPDLLEGRELTKHQQTLLDKYISELSSRD, encoded by the coding sequence ATGAAAGAAGGTATCGATCAGCCAGCATTGTCGTTTGGGTTGGTCACTCTTTTTCCTGAGATGTTTACATCTTTTTCGGATTACGGAGTGACAGGTCGGGCAGTAAAGGATGGCTTGGTTTCTGTAGATTATTGGAACCCAAGAGACTTTACTCACGATCGCCACCGAACCGTCGATGACCGTCCATTTGGTGGCGGACCTGGCATGTTGATGAAGGTTCAGCCTTTACGCGATGCAATCAGCGCTGCAAAAGCAGCAAGCGAACGGCAAAGCAAGGTGATTTATTTATCACCACAGGGGCGAAAGCTGGATCAGCAAGGAGTTGTCGAATTATCGACTAACGAACGCTTAATTTTTGTTTGCGGACGTTATGAAGGTATCGATGAACGACTGATTGAAACCGATATTGATGAAGAATGGTCACTGGGCGATATCGTCTTAAGTGGCGGCGAATTGGCGGCAATGTCCTTTATGGACGCCATCTCAAGGCTTGTTCCTGGGGTGTTGGGTCATGAGCAATCATCAGTTGAAGACTCTTTCTTTAACGGCTTATTGGATTGTCCGCACTATACTCGACCGGACGTTTTAGAAGGCTTATCGGTGCCAGAGGTGCTACTCAGCGGTCATCACGAAAATATTCGGGTATGGCGTGAGCAGCAATCTCTGGGACGAACTTGGCAAAGACGACCTGATTTATTAGAGGGTCGTGAGCTGACTAAACATCAGCAAACTCTTTTAGACAAATATATTAGTGAGCTAAGCTCACGCGACTGA
- the rplS gene encoding 50S ribosomal protein L19 — protein MSNKNLIIQQLEAEQMTKEIPAFGPGDTVVVQVKVKEGERERLQAFEGVVIGKRNRGLNSAFTVRKISNGVGVERAFQTYSPLVDSIEVKRRGDVRQAKLYYLRERSGKSARIKEKIAAKKG, from the coding sequence ATGAGCAACAAGAATCTGATTATTCAGCAGTTAGAAGCTGAACAGATGACAAAAGAAATTCCTGCTTTTGGCCCAGGTGATACTGTGGTTGTACAGGTTAAAGTAAAAGAAGGTGAGCGCGAGCGTCTACAGGCGTTCGAAGGTGTGGTTATCGGTAAACGTAACCGCGGCCTAAACTCAGCATTCACAGTTCGTAAAATCTCGAACGGTGTTGGTGTTGAGCGTGCTTTCCAAACCTACTCTCCGTTAGTAGATAGCATCGAAGTCAAGCGTCGTGGTGACGTTCGTCAAGCGAAGCTTTACTACCTACGTGAGCGTTCAGGTAAATCTGCTCGTATTAAAGAGAAGATTGCTGCAAAGAAAGGCTAA
- a CDS encoding RNA methyltransferase, whose product MQPNIRIVLVKTWHPGNIGAVARAMKNMGLYQLYLVDPVDFPSEEASNRSGKALDVLEQATVVTSLSEAIADCALVIGTSARDRSIKLPALSPEQCAQKSMTEQQQAPVAIVFGRERTGLLNDEIQQCHFQVNIDTSPEYPVLNLSQAVQIICYEIFKVFQADKPNDSQLTEDDAYPLQKELIAFQQHLSDASQATGFINDRHPGQTLEHLQALFRRARPSKKELSILRGFLSSVEEQAIKKR is encoded by the coding sequence ATGCAACCAAATATTAGAATTGTTCTTGTAAAAACCTGGCACCCAGGAAATATCGGTGCGGTCGCGCGCGCCATGAAAAACATGGGTCTGTACCAGCTTTACTTGGTTGACCCTGTCGACTTTCCAAGCGAAGAAGCCAGCAACCGTTCAGGCAAAGCCTTGGACGTACTCGAACAAGCGACAGTCGTAACCAGCCTAAGCGAGGCGATTGCAGATTGCGCCTTAGTCATTGGCACCAGCGCTCGCGACCGTTCTATTAAGCTACCAGCATTAAGCCCTGAGCAATGTGCGCAAAAATCAATGACTGAACAACAGCAAGCACCTGTCGCCATTGTGTTTGGTCGTGAGCGTACCGGCTTACTTAATGATGAGATCCAGCAGTGTCATTTTCAGGTGAATATTGATACCAGCCCTGAATACCCAGTGCTTAACCTCAGCCAAGCAGTACAAATTATCTGTTATGAAATATTTAAAGTCTTTCAGGCTGATAAACCAAACGATAGCCAATTAACAGAAGATGATGCATACCCTCTGCAAAAAGAATTGATCGCCTTCCAGCAGCATTTAAGTGACGCGAGCCAAGCAACCGGCTTTATTAACGATCGTCATCCAGGACAAACTCTTGAACATTTACAAGCCTTGTTTCGTCGTGCCCGGCCAAGCAAAAAAGAGCTCAGCATTTTGCGCGGCTTCTTGTCTTCGGTCGAAGAGCAGGCCATAAAAAAGCGCTAA
- the rpsP gene encoding 30S ribosomal protein S16, whose translation MVVIRLSRGGSKKRPFYHLTVADSRNARDGRFIERVGFFNPIARGQEERLRVAQDRVDYWVSKGAQTSDRVAQLLKEYKKAQA comes from the coding sequence ATGGTAGTCATTCGACTTTCACGTGGCGGTTCTAAGAAACGCCCGTTTTATCATCTAACTGTAGCTGACAGCCGTAACGCCCGTGATGGACGTTTTATCGAGCGAGTTGGTTTCTTTAACCCAATAGCCCGTGGACAGGAAGAGCGCCTTCGCGTTGCTCAAGACCGTGTCGACTATTGGGTAAGCAAGGGTGCACAGACTTCTGATCGTGTCGCCCAATTGCTTAAAGAGTACAAGAAAGCCCAAGCCTGA
- the rimM gene encoding ribosome maturation factor RimM (Essential for efficient processing of 16S rRNA): MTLKTPQDYIVLGKISSVYGVQGWVKVYSYTEPLDRILEYGNWTLRQGNNLTLVEVDKGRSHGKGMVAHLRGIDDREVAKQYSGFEICVPKNRLPELSDGEYYWYELEGLSVVTLNNESLGVVDYMMSTGAGNDVLVVKGDAHSIDRRERLIPYVEQFVHDVSLEAGRIVVDWDPEF; this comes from the coding sequence ATGACTCTTAAGACTCCGCAAGATTATATAGTACTAGGTAAGATTTCCTCGGTTTACGGGGTTCAAGGTTGGGTGAAGGTTTACTCTTACACTGAACCATTGGATCGTATTCTCGAATATGGTAATTGGACTTTACGTCAGGGTAATAACCTGACCTTGGTGGAAGTCGATAAAGGCAGAAGTCATGGCAAGGGAATGGTGGCGCATCTACGCGGTATTGATGATCGCGAAGTTGCTAAACAGTATTCAGGTTTTGAAATCTGTGTACCTAAAAACCGCCTCCCGGAGTTATCCGACGGTGAATACTATTGGTATGAGCTAGAAGGATTATCCGTAGTGACATTAAATAATGAGTCACTCGGAGTTGTGGATTATATGATGAGTACCGGCGCTGGGAACGACGTGTTGGTAGTTAAAGGCGATGCGCACAGTATTGATCGGCGTGAGCGTTTAATTCCATACGTTGAGCAGTTTGTTCACGATGTCAGCTTAGAAGCTGGCCGTATTGTGGTCGACTGGGACCCAGAGTTTTAA
- a CDS encoding homoserine dehydrogenase has protein sequence MKPVNVGICGLGTVGTGTFNVLQRNLKDIARRAGRSVQITHVGARRKPDVNLAGITHSTDIFAVAKDPNVHILVELIGGTTVAKDLVLMAIEHGKGVVTANKALIALHGNEIFAAAEAKGVVVAYEAGVAGGIPIIKAIREGLVANKITSVAGIINGTTNFILTEMSEKGRDFDDVLAEAQALGYAEADPTFDVEGIDAAHKLSILAANAFGIALQFDKVFTEGITEITTEDVQYASELGYRVKHLGIARRTESGVEMRVHPTLIPEKRLIANVDGVLNAVLVQGDAVGPTMYYGAGAGAEATASSVIADIVDMARDIDSPGLVPHLGFSIETEDLPVLSAEEMTTSYYLRISVKDEVGQMAKIAQTLSDHGINMEAIIQKEGPESETLVPLIILTQPVKERAMNLAIGALEALPSIPNKIVRIRTERLDG, from the coding sequence TTGAAACCAGTCAATGTCGGTATATGTGGGCTCGGTACAGTCGGTACCGGAACCTTTAATGTGTTACAACGTAATTTAAAAGATATCGCACGTCGTGCCGGTCGCTCAGTGCAGATTACGCACGTCGGTGCTCGACGTAAGCCCGATGTAAACCTTGCTGGAATTACCCATTCGACTGATATTTTTGCTGTCGCTAAAGATCCAAACGTACATATTTTGGTTGAGTTGATCGGTGGTACAACGGTCGCCAAAGATTTGGTTTTAATGGCGATTGAACATGGCAAGGGTGTCGTTACCGCCAACAAAGCGTTAATCGCATTACACGGTAATGAAATTTTCGCAGCTGCAGAAGCCAAAGGCGTTGTGGTTGCTTATGAAGCCGGCGTTGCCGGTGGTATACCGATTATTAAAGCCATCCGTGAAGGTTTGGTTGCCAATAAGATCACCAGTGTTGCTGGCATTATCAATGGCACCACCAACTTTATTTTGACGGAAATGTCTGAAAAAGGCCGTGACTTTGACGATGTACTCGCCGAAGCCCAAGCGCTGGGTTATGCCGAGGCCGACCCAACCTTCGACGTCGAAGGCATCGATGCTGCGCATAAGCTATCGATCTTAGCGGCAAACGCCTTTGGTATTGCACTGCAATTCGATAAGGTATTTACCGAAGGCATTACTGAGATCACTACAGAGGATGTTCAGTACGCAAGTGAGCTGGGTTATCGAGTTAAGCATTTAGGTATTGCTCGCCGTACCGAAAGCGGTGTTGAAATGCGAGTACACCCGACGCTGATCCCAGAAAAACGATTGATCGCCAATGTTGATGGCGTGTTAAACGCTGTCTTAGTACAGGGCGATGCTGTCGGTCCAACCATGTATTACGGTGCTGGTGCTGGTGCTGAGGCAACTGCTTCTTCGGTTATTGCAGACATCGTCGATATGGCCCGTGATATCGACAGCCCAGGGCTAGTGCCGCATTTAGGCTTTAGCATTGAGACCGAAGATTTGCCGGTACTTAGTGCAGAAGAGATGACTACCTCTTATTATTTGCGTATTTCAGTGAAAGACGAAGTCGGCCAAATGGCAAAAATCGCACAAACTCTGAGTGATCATGGCATTAATATGGAAGCCATCATTCAAAAAGAAGGGCCAGAAAGCGAAACACTGGTACCGTTAATTATTCTGACGCAACCGGTTAAAGAACGAGCGATGAATTTGGCGATTGGCGCGCTCGAAGCGTTACCGTCAATTCCTAATAAAATTGTTCGTATTCGAACAGAGCGGTTAGACGGTTAA
- a CDS encoding HlyC/CorC family transporter: MNEFPLGLLFIILGLLLLLSAFFSSSETGMLSLNRYRLKHLTNEGHRSAKMASKLLDEPDRLISVILIGNNIVNIAAASLATVIAQRLLVDNIDLAPLAATVFLTPLVLIFAEVTPKTLAQRYPERISFPASYILRGLSTLLAPAVWLVNIIVKAIFWLLRIGKYAPSEEALSPEELKTIVNESSSTMPEDRHSMLVGILELENVTVDDIMVPRNEVNGIDLDDSVEEISEQIRALEYTRFPLYKGDLDKVIGIMHVRDAAQFLYSDEPSKVMLTKAAKDPYFVPEGTPLHTQLINFQNQQLRMAFVVDEYGDIQGLVTLEDLLEEIVGEFTTDLANSSKEIHPQRDGSYVVDGTASIRDINRALDWDLPTDGPKTLNGLILEHIEDIPDANVSLKLEGYLVEILQIKDNAVTAARIRVIGSKTESAD; encoded by the coding sequence TTGAACGAATTTCCCTTGGGCCTACTATTTATAATTTTAGGTCTACTCCTATTACTGTCTGCTTTTTTCTCTAGCTCAGAAACTGGCATGCTGTCGCTTAACCGCTACCGCCTTAAGCACCTAACTAATGAAGGCCATCGCTCCGCAAAGATGGCGTCAAAGCTGCTGGATGAACCCGACAGACTGATCAGCGTGATTCTTATTGGCAATAACATCGTCAATATTGCAGCAGCTTCCTTAGCAACCGTTATTGCACAACGCCTGCTTGTTGATAACATCGATTTAGCACCGCTGGCGGCGACGGTCTTTTTAACGCCTTTGGTGTTAATTTTTGCAGAGGTGACACCAAAAACTCTGGCACAGCGTTACCCTGAACGCATTTCCTTTCCGGCATCCTATATTTTGCGTGGCCTTTCAACTCTGTTGGCACCTGCAGTCTGGCTAGTCAACATCATTGTTAAAGCCATCTTTTGGTTACTTCGTATTGGCAAGTACGCGCCTAGCGAAGAAGCATTATCACCAGAAGAACTCAAAACTATTGTTAACGAGTCCAGCAGCACCATGCCTGAAGATCGGCACTCGATGCTGGTCGGCATTTTAGAGCTGGAGAACGTTACCGTTGACGACATCATGGTACCGAGAAACGAAGTCAACGGTATCGACCTAGACGACAGCGTTGAAGAAATTAGCGAACAAATTCGAGCACTGGAATACACCCGTTTCCCGCTTTACAAAGGCGATTTGGATAAGGTGATTGGTATCATGCATGTGCGTGACGCTGCACAGTTTTTGTATTCTGATGAGCCGTCTAAAGTCATGCTGACTAAGGCTGCCAAAGATCCTTATTTTGTTCCTGAGGGCACACCGTTGCACACCCAGTTGATTAACTTTCAGAATCAACAATTGCGTATGGCGTTCGTGGTTGACGAATACGGTGACATTCAAGGCTTGGTAACGCTGGAAGACTTGCTTGAAGAAATTGTTGGTGAGTTCACAACCGACCTTGCTAACAGCAGCAAAGAAATTCACCCTCAGCGCGACGGCAGTTATGTTGTCGATGGCACGGCATCGATCCGCGATATCAACCGAGCATTGGATTGGGATTTACCAACCGACGGACCAAAAACGCTGAATGGTTTGATTCTTGAACACATAGAAGACATCCCTGATGCCAACGTCAGCCTTAAACTAGAAGGCTATCTTGTAGAGATTCTACAGATCAAAGATAACGCCGTAACGGCGGCTCGCATCCGCGTGATTGGATCTAAAACAGAGTCAGCCGACTGA
- a CDS encoding cytochrome C assembly family protein has product MILLLWIAILTYSACGITTIDSVWRANNRPKWQIYLPAYIGLAAHSAHILLTVHVDGLLQLSLLNSVSICIWLMISVILISSLTKPLHNLFTFLMPICALLLVIAAYIPQHAAPKLYSTGMLFHIFIALLSASIMTITTLQAALVDIQSSGLHKHHTSSRIMKALPPLLSMERLMFEWLIVGFCLLTIAIVTGATFIENIFAQHLIHKTVLTVIAWFFYGALIFGHLQLGWRGQRASRMIYTGSVFLVLAFIGSKFVLEYLLNIS; this is encoded by the coding sequence ATGATTTTGCTTTTATGGATTGCAATCCTCACATACTCTGCCTGTGGTATCACCACCATCGACAGCGTTTGGCGCGCCAATAACCGCCCTAAATGGCAAATTTATCTACCCGCTTATATTGGGTTAGCGGCCCATAGTGCGCACATTCTGCTAACGGTACATGTTGATGGCCTATTGCAATTGAGCCTGCTCAACAGCGTCTCTATCTGTATTTGGCTAATGATCTCAGTGATTTTAATTTCCTCTTTAACCAAGCCACTGCACAACCTGTTTACTTTTTTGATGCCCATCTGTGCATTGCTGCTCGTTATTGCCGCCTATATTCCGCAACATGCCGCACCTAAGCTTTATTCGACAGGTATGCTATTTCATATATTTATTGCCTTGCTGTCTGCCAGCATTATGACTATTACTACACTGCAAGCAGCGCTGGTAGATATTCAGTCTTCCGGCTTACACAAACATCACACCAGCAGTCGTATCATGAAAGCATTGCCGCCACTGCTCTCCATGGAGCGGCTTATGTTTGAATGGCTGATCGTTGGCTTTTGCTTGCTGACTATCGCCATTGTGACTGGCGCCACCTTCATCGAAAATATTTTTGCTCAACATCTGATTCATAAAACTGTACTCACCGTCATCGCTTGGTTTTTTTACGGCGCTCTAATTTTTGGCCATTTACAACTCGGTTGGCGTGGCCAACGTGCCAGTCGAATGATCTATACCGGCTCGGTTTTTTTGGTATTAGCCTTTATTGGTTCGAAATTTGTTCTCGAATACCTGTTAAATATCAGCTAA
- a CDS encoding MbcA/ParS/Xre antitoxin family protein: protein MKHHFSLTFQLNRSQAVNVATLAGGMPGQDFQVEADPLDNAKFCIHFQRDGDCSVELLNSAKEQVLNLVPDAELIAMDMTNELPMAGIVDDITKVVIQACQLFQEPELAHTWLNQPQPILNGDVPKVLMIEAEGRTQVSKVLLQLKQSMQGEN from the coding sequence ATGAAGCATCATTTCTCACTGACTTTTCAGCTGAATCGCTCGCAAGCGGTTAACGTCGCTACCTTAGCCGGTGGCATGCCAGGCCAAGATTTTCAAGTTGAAGCCGACCCGCTGGATAACGCCAAGTTTTGTATCCATTTTCAGCGCGATGGAGACTGCTCGGTGGAATTACTCAATTCGGCTAAAGAACAAGTACTTAACCTTGTTCCCGATGCTGAATTGATCGCCATGGATATGACTAACGAATTGCCTATGGCCGGCATTGTCGATGATATCACCAAGGTGGTTATCCAAGCCTGCCAGCTGTTTCAAGAGCCAGAATTGGCGCATACATGGTTGAATCAACCACAGCCGATATTAAACGGCGACGTGCCTAAGGTGTTGATGATCGAAGCCGAAGGGCGCACGCAAGTCTCTAAGGTGCTATTGCAGTTAAAGCAATCGATGCAGGGCGAAAACTAG
- the mazG gene encoding nucleoside triphosphate pyrophosphohydrolase gives MSRRYNYQDLKTLMARLRDKDSGCPWDVEQSYRTIVPHTLEEVYEVIDAIERQDYDHLAEELGDLLFQVVFYAQIAAEEERFALDDVIHQLVEKMLYRHPHVFINGDLDGKRSGDVNTDIGRQWEALKQQQKPEHSRILDDVPKAMPGLLRAKKLQKKAAKVGFDWPNVAQVIDKAHEELAELEEAIELGDNAHIESEIGDLLFVMANVCRHLNIDPEQAIRNTNQKFERRFGYVEQQVAASGNDWSAFQLQQLDEFWDQAKAAERNKSR, from the coding sequence ATGTCTCGGCGGTATAACTATCAAGACTTAAAAACACTCATGGCGCGACTACGAGATAAAGACTCTGGTTGCCCGTGGGACGTTGAGCAAAGCTACCGAACCATTGTGCCTCACACCCTTGAAGAGGTGTATGAAGTGATCGATGCCATCGAGCGGCAAGATTACGATCACCTAGCCGAAGAGTTGGGTGATTTACTATTCCAAGTGGTGTTTTATGCGCAAATAGCCGCAGAAGAGGAGCGTTTTGCGCTGGACGATGTGATTCATCAGCTGGTCGAAAAAATGCTCTATCGTCACCCTCATGTTTTTATAAACGGCGATTTAGACGGCAAGCGCAGTGGCGACGTCAATACTGATATTGGCCGCCAATGGGAGGCTTTGAAGCAACAACAAAAGCCAGAGCACAGCCGAATTTTGGATGATGTGCCTAAGGCAATGCCGGGCTTATTACGGGCGAAAAAGTTACAAAAAAAGGCCGCCAAAGTGGGCTTTGATTGGCCCAATGTTGCGCAGGTGATCGACAAGGCTCACGAAGAGCTGGCAGAACTCGAAGAAGCCATTGAGTTGGGCGATAACGCACACATAGAATCTGAAATAGGTGATCTATTATTCGTGATGGCGAATGTTTGTCGTCATTTGAATATTGACCCAGAACAGGCCATCCGAAATACCAACCAAAAATTTGAGCGGCGTTTTGGTTATGTTGAACAGCAAGTGGCTGCTAGCGGTAACGACTGGTCTGCCTTTCAACTGCAACAGTTGGATGAATTTTGGGATCAAGCCAAAGCCGCTGAGCGCAACAAAAGCCGCTAA